Within Raineyella sp. W15-4, the genomic segment CCGCCCCGACATCGTCCTCATCGAGGAGGACCGGGAGCAGGGCGCCGTCGCCGCCCCGGCGGGAGACCTGTTCATCGGCCCGCTGTTCGCCCGGGAGAAGGCCTATGCCCGGTGGACCGGCGCACCGTGGTTCATCCTGTCCGGCGAGTACGGGTTGCTCGCCCCGGACCAGGTCATCGGGCCGTACGAACGGCGGCTGGTCACCTGCTCGGCGGAATACCGCGCCGCCTGGGGGGCCTGGACCGTCGCCCGCCTCGAACTCCTCGCCGGCCCGCTGCGCCGGGCCCGGGTCGAGGTGCACGCCGCGACGATGGCCGCCTCCGAGGCGCTCCGCCCCCACCTGCTGGGCTACGGGGCGTACGTGCTGGAGCCGCTGCGCGGCCTGTCGATCCCCGACCGGATCGCCTGGTATGACGGCACGGTCCCGCGGACGGCCGGGCTCACCAGCCACCCGGCGGCCGCCGGCGGCGACCCGATCACCGCGGCCCTCGGCGACGCCGCCCGGGCCCTCAGGCCCTCCGATCTCCTCGCCGGGGTCGACCCGATGCTGCGCCGTCCGGGCATCTACAGCTGGTTCGTCGACGACGCCGGAGCCGCCCAGCTCACCGCCGGGCTCGGCACCCGGATCGCCCCCGGGCTGATCTGGATCGGCCAGGCGGGTGCCGTACGCCCCGGCAGCGGCCTCAGCGCCACCACCACCCTGCGCAACCAGATCGCCTGGGTGCACCTCGGCCGCTCGGTGCGACTCTCTCCGCTGCGCCGGATGCTCGCCGCCATCCTGGTCCACGACCCGCAGTCGGCGGTGACCGACGAGGACGCCCTGACCGACTGGATCCAGCGGCACCTGCGGGTCGCGATCGTCGCGCCGGAGGACGTCGAGCACCTGGCCGAGGCGGCAGACCGTGCCTCGGCGCGCCTCGCCCCCCAGCTCAGCGTCGACCACGCCGATCCCGCCGTCCGTACGCTGCTGCGGGAGGCGCGGGCCAGGTTCGACGGTTTCGACGGGCTCGGCTGAGCCTGCGGACCTGATCGGGCCCTCCCCACGCCTGGCCCGGCTCTCCCTACGCCTGACATCCTGACATTCCATTGGGATGTCCTGACATTTGGGGACCCCGCTCATTGCCGTCTCGGACGCGAGGATTAGG encodes:
- a CDS encoding DUF6884 domain-containing protein produces the protein MSTWERLSERLGAESGGITLDWAELEELTGDLPTEARTSASWWLADVAERPEATAWLDAGLRVSAIDPGTSISFVPGPVPWAVAATPPPLAADLADPEPEPEPEISAQTTIPTPSDTWARPATTTPEPPVEPSTATAPAAVTSEGGSAPTPEAAPTAPETMSTSETGPTAPGAASAPSEADRPTPRATPARTTSGGPVSARTTPERPTMATRPDIVLIEEDREQGAVAAPAGDLFIGPLFAREKAYARWTGAPWFILSGEYGLLAPDQVIGPYERRLVTCSAEYRAAWGAWTVARLELLAGPLRRARVEVHAATMAASEALRPHLLGYGAYVLEPLRGLSIPDRIAWYDGTVPRTAGLTSHPAAAGGDPITAALGDAARALRPSDLLAGVDPMLRRPGIYSWFVDDAGAAQLTAGLGTRIAPGLIWIGQAGAVRPGSGLSATTTLRNQIAWVHLGRSVRLSPLRRMLAAILVHDPQSAVTDEDALTDWIQRHLRVAIVAPEDVEHLAEAADRASARLAPQLSVDHADPAVRTLLREARARFDGFDGLG